In Wolinella succinogenes DSM 1740, a single genomic region encodes these proteins:
- a CDS encoding adenylosuccinate synthase translates to MMKADLVVGIQWGDEGKGKIVDSMASAYDVVVRYQGGHNAGHTIVVDGKKIALHLIPSGILYADCKNVIGNGVVVNPEALLKEMKQFEALEGRLFVSDKAHMILPYHEMLDQAREKLMEERAIGTTGKGIGPAYSDKISRNGIRMGELRDIPKLVEKIMEYQEAHAYLSDIYGVKLLGREEITERMSDYAKRLLPFIVDTTKLLWDAMDRGQRILLEGAQGSMLDIDHGTYPFVTSSTTTASGACSGTGLAPKHIGEVVGIAKAYCTRVGNGPFPTEDFGSEGNLLREKGKEFGTTTGRPRRCGWFDAIAVRHACRLNGCENLALMKLDVLDGFPEVKVCVAYLYEGKEIDYIPYDCEGVTPVYKSFAGWDHSEGIREFDALPKSAKEYVLEIEKITGARVSIISTGPDRKDTIRR, encoded by the coding sequence ATAATGAAAGCGGATTTGGTTGTTGGGATTCAATGGGGTGATGAAGGAAAAGGCAAGATTGTTGATTCGATGGCTAGCGCTTATGATGTGGTTGTGCGCTATCAAGGGGGACACAATGCGGGGCATACCATCGTTGTGGATGGAAAGAAGATCGCCCTCCACTTGATTCCCTCAGGAATTCTCTATGCAGATTGCAAGAATGTGATCGGGAATGGTGTGGTGGTCAACCCCGAAGCTCTTCTTAAAGAGATGAAGCAGTTTGAAGCCTTAGAGGGGAGGCTTTTTGTGAGCGACAAAGCGCATATGATTCTTCCCTATCATGAGATGCTCGACCAAGCGCGCGAGAAGTTGATGGAAGAGCGCGCCATTGGCACTACGGGCAAGGGAATCGGGCCAGCCTATAGTGATAAAATCTCTCGAAATGGAATCCGTATGGGCGAGCTCCGCGATATTCCTAAACTCGTGGAGAAAATCATGGAGTATCAAGAGGCGCACGCTTACCTCTCTGATATTTACGGCGTGAAGCTTCTAGGGCGTGAAGAGATTACCGAGCGCATGAGCGACTACGCCAAGCGACTTCTTCCCTTTATTGTGGATACAACCAAGCTTCTTTGGGATGCAATGGACCGCGGGCAGAGGATTCTTCTGGAGGGTGCGCAGGGAAGTATGCTAGATATTGACCATGGCACCTATCCTTTTGTCACGAGCTCTACAACGACAGCTTCAGGCGCTTGCAGCGGAACAGGTCTAGCGCCCAAGCATATTGGCGAGGTGGTGGGAATCGCCAAAGCCTATTGCACTAGGGTGGGAAATGGTCCTTTTCCTACGGAAGATTTCGGGAGCGAGGGGAATCTCCTGCGCGAAAAGGGCAAAGAGTTTGGCACCACCACAGGGCGCCCTAGGCGATGCGGATGGTTTGATGCCATCGCCGTGAGACACGCCTGCCGACTTAATGGTTGCGAGAATCTTGCCCTTATGAAACTGGATGTTTTAGATGGATTCCCCGAGGTGAAGGTCTGTGTGGCCTATCTCTACGAGGGAAAAGAGATCGACTATATCCCCTATGATTGCGAGGGGGTGACCCCTGTTTATAAAAGCTTTGCAGGCTGGGATCATAGCGAAGGGATACGAGAGTTTGACGCGCTCCCTAAGAGTGCCAAAGAGTATGTCCTAGAGATTGAAAAGATCACGGGCGCGCGAGTCTCTATCATCTCCACAGGGCCTGATCGCAAAGATACGATTCGTCGATAG
- a CDS encoding ATP phosphoribosyltransferase regulatory subunit gives MVVILEHEIPQGSQLYFGKSARLKRRIEERASQILYTAGFEEIITPSFSFLEHQRDTSSREVLRLSNEKNHQIALRNDTTLDVVRIITKRLGRSTEHRRWFYIQPVFSYPTNEIHQIGAESLGEADAKSMLKVAIEIFRSLELEPILQLSNMRIPLLCAEHSRLGLEVFAKMQVEKIMASEEYLGELLQIKNAQDLQRVTSKVPSFLKEELEKLRALAEGIEYPRFVFAPLYYAPMDYYNGIFFRMFEGNSTLLSGGIYEMDELQSCGFGLYTDQLIEKILRHNEG, from the coding sequence ATGGTCGTGATTTTGGAACATGAAATCCCTCAGGGGAGTCAACTCTACTTCGGAAAGAGCGCTCGACTTAAGCGACGCATCGAAGAGAGGGCAAGCCAGATCCTCTATACGGCAGGATTTGAAGAGATCATCACCCCCTCCTTCTCTTTTTTGGAGCATCAGAGGGATACAAGTAGTCGCGAGGTGTTGCGACTCAGTAATGAAAAAAACCACCAAATCGCGCTCCGTAACGACACAACACTAGATGTCGTGAGAATCATCACCAAGCGCCTAGGGCGGAGCACTGAGCATAGACGCTGGTTCTATATCCAGCCCGTCTTTAGCTATCCGACTAATGAGATTCACCAAATCGGAGCCGAATCTCTCGGTGAGGCGGATGCGAAGTCGATGCTCAAGGTGGCGATTGAGATTTTCCGCTCATTAGAGCTAGAGCCCATCTTGCAACTCTCCAATATGCGCATCCCCCTTCTTTGTGCGGAGCATAGCCGTTTGGGGCTTGAGGTTTTTGCCAAGATGCAGGTGGAGAAGATCATGGCGAGCGAGGAGTATCTTGGGGAGCTTTTGCAGATCAAGAATGCCCAAGACCTCCAAAGGGTGACCTCGAAGGTACCCTCTTTTTTGAAAGAAGAGCTAGAGAAATTGCGTGCATTGGCCGAGGGGATAGAGTATCCAAGGTTCGTGTTTGCGCCCCTCTACTATGCTCCGATGGACTACTATAATGGAATCTTTTTTCGGATGTTCGAAGGAAACTCCACGCTCCTCTCAGGAGGAATCTACGAGATGGATGAGCTCCAGTCATGCGGATTTGGGCTCTATACCGATCAACTAATTGAAAAAATACTAAGGCACAATGAAGGATGA
- a CDS encoding di-trans,poly-cis-decaprenylcistransferase, protein MRELNELKHLAIIMDGNGRWAQERGKQRVRGHEKGAETIREITMFCSKSDISFLTLYAFSTENWKRPKTEVDFLMRLLSDYLKKEAEVYLKNNIRFKAIGDLSRFSSRLLDEIETLTQKSASCSGLTQVLALNYGSKDEIIRATQKMIEAGVEVSEENLSRFLDTAFAPDVDMLVRTGGDYRLSNYLLWQSSYAELFFTPTLWPDFTAGELAIQIEEFKRRKRRFGGI, encoded by the coding sequence TTGAGAGAGTTGAACGAGTTGAAGCATCTAGCCATCATCATGGATGGGAATGGAAGGTGGGCGCAAGAGCGCGGGAAGCAGCGCGTGCGAGGGCACGAAAAAGGGGCAGAGACGATTCGAGAGATCACCATGTTTTGTTCAAAAAGTGACATTTCATTCCTCACGCTCTACGCCTTTTCGACCGAAAACTGGAAGCGACCCAAGACGGAGGTCGATTTCCTTATGCGCCTTTTGAGTGACTATTTGAAAAAAGAGGCGGAGGTCTATCTCAAGAATAACATTCGTTTCAAAGCGATTGGAGATTTGAGTCGATTCTCTTCTCGGCTACTTGATGAGATAGAGACGCTCACCCAAAAGAGCGCTTCATGTTCTGGGCTAACGCAGGTGCTAGCACTCAATTATGGAAGCAAAGACGAGATCATCCGCGCGACTCAGAAGATGATTGAGGCAGGGGTGGAGGTGAGCGAAGAGAATCTATCGCGCTTTTTGGACACAGCTTTTGCACCTGATGTGGATATGCTGGTGAGGACGGGCGGGGATTATCGCCTCTCCAACTATCTCTTGTGGCAGAGCAGCTACGCTGAGCTCTTTTTCACTCCCACGCTTTGGCCTGATTTCACTGCAGGGGAGCTGGCGATTCAAATCGAGGAGTTTAAGCGGAGAAAACGGCGATTTGGTGGAATCTGA
- the coaBC gene encoding bifunctional phosphopantothenoylcysteine decarboxylase/phosphopantothenate--cysteine ligase CoaBC: MLPLLFGKKIALGVSSSISVYKAPEIVRLLQKRGASVKVVMSEEAKRFISPLVFEALTKESVLHAQSESWSSGINHIAIASWADLYLIAPATANTINKIAAGIADNLLLSSFLAFDGPKMIAPAANTKMIENPLTQESLRKLEKLRMEVIEPSTKELACGDVGKGALEEPQEIVEQVTRHLLKEPFWENRSVAVSGGGSMEALDEVRFLTNRSSGKMAEALSRALFYRGANVTLFSSLAPPSLPKAIGHIGARSAQDYFDHLHQWQKAHQGQKSTPFLFMAAAIGDYRVATPAKGKLKKEALGERFSLELVQNIDVLQSLIKKGFKTIGFKLEEEGETAFINAKKALERKGVEAICLNLIAQESPLESEQNEIWLLTPQKEIKIPRDEKLGVALALLDEVKSL; the protein is encoded by the coding sequence ATGCTCCCCCTGCTTTTTGGTAAAAAGATTGCCCTAGGGGTGAGCTCTAGCATCTCTGTCTATAAAGCGCCTGAGATTGTGCGCCTGCTCCAAAAGCGCGGTGCGAGCGTGAAGGTCGTGATGAGCGAAGAGGCTAAGCGCTTCATCTCTCCTTTGGTCTTTGAGGCGCTCACCAAAGAGAGCGTGCTCCACGCTCAAAGCGAGTCTTGGTCAAGCGGCATTAATCATATCGCGATTGCCTCGTGGGCTGATCTCTATCTCATCGCTCCTGCCACCGCCAACACGATCAACAAGATCGCCGCGGGAATCGCTGATAATCTTCTCCTCTCTAGCTTCCTTGCCTTTGATGGACCCAAGATGATTGCGCCTGCAGCCAACACCAAAATGATCGAAAATCCTCTCACCCAAGAATCGCTCCGCAAGCTAGAAAAGCTTCGCATGGAGGTTATTGAGCCCTCCACTAAAGAGCTGGCGTGCGGCGATGTGGGCAAGGGAGCGCTTGAAGAGCCTCAAGAGATTGTGGAGCAGGTGACGCGCCATCTTCTTAAAGAGCCTTTTTGGGAGAATCGGAGCGTGGCGGTGAGTGGCGGAGGGAGCATGGAGGCGCTGGATGAGGTTCGATTCCTCACCAATCGCTCTAGCGGCAAGATGGCCGAAGCTCTCTCTCGCGCACTCTTTTATCGCGGAGCCAATGTGACGCTCTTCTCTTCGCTCGCCCCCCCTTCTCTCCCCAAGGCCATCGGGCATATTGGAGCAAGGAGCGCTCAGGACTATTTTGATCACCTCCATCAGTGGCAAAAGGCTCATCAAGGGCAAAAGAGTACCCCTTTTCTCTTTATGGCTGCCGCGATTGGGGATTATAGGGTGGCTACACCCGCTAAAGGAAAACTCAAAAAAGAGGCGCTAGGCGAGCGCTTCTCCTTGGAGCTGGTGCAGAATATCGATGTCCTCCAAAGCCTCATCAAAAAAGGATTCAAAACGATTGGATTCAAACTAGAAGAGGAGGGGGAAACAGCCTTTATAAACGCCAAAAAAGCGCTGGAGCGCAAAGGAGTGGAGGCGATCTGCCTCAATCTCATCGCCCAAGAGAGTCCTCTTGAATCGGAGCAAAATGAGATTTGGCTCCTCACTCCTCAAAAAGAGATCAAGATTCCAAGAGATGAAAAATTGGGCGTGGCCTTAGCCCTCTTAGATGAGGTCAAATCCCTGTGA
- the pseB gene encoding UDP-N-acetylglucosamine 4,6-dehydratase (inverting), producing MLNGKTILVTGGTGSFGKRFVAEVLKRYEPKKVIVFSRDELKQYEMAQHFTDKRMRFFIGDVRDRERLIKAMDGVDVCIHAAALKHVPIAEYNPMECIKTNIHGAQNVIDACLLNDVSCVIALSTDKAANPINLYGATKLASDKLFIAANNIRGSKKTRFSVVRYGNVVGSRGSVVPFFKRLVREGASEIPITDERMTRFWITLDQGVEFVLKNLERMHGGEIFIPKIPSMRITDLAEALAPNLPRKIIGIRPGEKLHEVMVPKDDSHLSVEFKDFFIIKPTIQFQTFVDYHETRIGEKGEAVELGFEYNSLENTQWLTREELITMSEGN from the coding sequence ATGTTAAACGGTAAGACGATTCTTGTTACAGGGGGCACAGGGAGCTTTGGAAAGCGTTTTGTGGCAGAGGTTTTGAAGCGCTATGAGCCCAAAAAAGTGATCGTTTTTTCGCGCGATGAGCTCAAGCAGTATGAGATGGCGCAGCACTTCACCGACAAGCGAATGAGATTCTTTATTGGGGATGTGCGCGATAGGGAGCGACTCATCAAGGCGATGGATGGGGTGGATGTCTGCATCCATGCCGCCGCGCTCAAGCATGTTCCCATCGCTGAATACAACCCAATGGAGTGCATCAAGACCAATATTCATGGGGCCCAAAATGTGATTGATGCCTGCTTGCTCAATGATGTCTCTTGCGTGATTGCACTCAGTACCGATAAGGCCGCCAACCCCATCAATCTCTATGGGGCGACCAAACTCGCCAGCGATAAGCTCTTCATCGCGGCCAATAATATTCGAGGAAGCAAGAAGACGCGCTTTAGCGTGGTGCGCTATGGCAATGTGGTGGGCTCTAGAGGCTCGGTGGTTCCCTTTTTTAAGCGTCTAGTGAGAGAGGGCGCGAGCGAGATTCCTATCACGGATGAGCGCATGACTCGCTTTTGGATCACGCTGGATCAAGGGGTGGAGTTTGTGCTCAAAAATTTGGAGCGGATGCATGGAGGGGAGATATTTATCCCCAAGATTCCCTCCATGCGAATCACCGACCTCGCCGAGGCGCTCGCCCCCAACCTTCCGCGTAAAATCATTGGAATTCGCCCCGGAGAGAAGCTCCATGAGGTGATGGTGCCCAAGGATGATTCTCACTTGAGCGTGGAGTTTAAGGATTTTTTCATCATCAAGCCCACGATACAATTCCAAACTTTTGTCGATTACCATGAGACAAGAATCGGAGAAAAGGGAGAGGCAGTGGAGCTTGGCTTTGAATACAATTCGCTGGAAAACACCCAATGGCTCACGCGCGAAGAGCTCATCACGATGAGCGAAGGAAACTAA